GGGCGGGGCTGTTGGCCGTGCCCTCGGTTTTGACGTGGACGCTTATATGGCCAGCCGGCAGGACGCTCTGCTGGTTCTCAAAACCGCGCTGCGCGATCCTGACTTTTCTTCGCTCTTTCGCGCAACCGAGACCTATCGCGGCGGAGCCGATGGACAGGAAAAGACCCTCAACCTGATACGGGCTGCCAATAGCCTCATTCAAGATCTGCTGATGTTGGTCGCTGGCTCACAGCAACTCATGCGCAACCAGGACATAACCTCAGAACTGACCCAGCTTGCACAGGGCGTTTCCCTCGAATGGATTGACGGAGCGGCACGAGCGCTGTCTGAAGTGGAAAAAGGGATGCGCCGCAACCTGCTGCGGTCGCTCTCAATCGATGCCATGGCGCTCAGCCTTGAACGCGGATGAAAAACAACCTAAGGCAGGAAAGGTTGGACGTTAAGTACGGGCGTACCGCGATTTGGTTTAAATTGACCCTTAATCAGGGTTTAAGCCGATGAAAAGGCAACTACAAGTGCCCATTACGCATCTGTAATTAATAAGAAATTCAGATTTTCTTACTACCCCCTAAGTATTCGGAATTGTATTCCGTATATGTCTGTTGGATTTTTGCCGCGGTATTTGGACTGAGAAAGAACGCACGACAAGCGTTGTGCAAGAAAGTTATATGAGACAGATGCGTTCATCTCTCATGTCCCTACGAATACAGAGAGAGAACGAAAAGGAACGAGAATGGCTAAAGAAGTAATCAGAAGAAAAAGCTCTGCTTCCCCTGCGGCGAGGAGCGCGGGTGCTGTGTTAGATAATCCGGAAGAGCTAAAAAACGAAGTAGTAGCCAGCTCCATACCCTCCGCAACAGGGACGGGCATCGCTGTCACTACTCAGCCTCGAAAGCGCAGGTCACGGCCGACGCAGGCTCCATTTGCTCGATTCTCTGCGATCCAACCAGAGGAGGACTCATCTAACCGCCAGGCGGAGCGCTTTTATTTACAGAAGCAGATTCAGCAGCAGACTCCGATGGTGATCATTCTCGAAGACGGTGAACGAGTTCAGGGCGTTATCGAGTGGTATGACCGTTATTCCATCAAGGTGCGCGGCAAATCCCGGGTGCTGGTTTATAAATCCGCCATCAAATATCTGTTCAAAGCAGGCGAGATTGGAACGGCTCCGGAAATTTAATCCGTTGTCGATAAGATCCGGTCAGATCCCTGGAACCGGGCTTGTGTTGTAGGCAGCCTTGCGGAGGCGATCTCGAATCGCTTCCGCAATTCCCTCCCCCCGCGGCGTCGGACATACAATCACGGTGCAGCCAACGGCATCCAAATGCCGCAGTCCGGCAAAGAGCAGATGGGCCATCTCATCCGGCCGCGACCATCGACCCCAAGGAAAAATTACAACGGATTTGCTTCGAGACAGATTTTCCACGTCTTCGTTTCCCATCCCCTGAGGCAACATCACGCCGATTCGTTCTCCCGAATTAGCCTGAAAGTCTATCAGCGCAGCTAACTCTCGATCACTTCCTTCCACCAGGATCAATCGGGCGCGAGGCGCATAGTGGCGCAGACCAACGCCGGGCGAGGGCAGCGCTTCGCGCGGCCCGACTGCGAGTTCAGCTTCCGGGTCTGTCCGTTCCACAAATAACTCGACAGGGCCGGCCATTGCGCGAATCTGCTCAATGGTAATGGCGCCCGGCCTGTAGATAATCATCGGTGATACGCATGGATTGATGACTGTAGATTCAACGCCAAAATCGGTTGGTCCGGAATCCACAACAGCATCGATGCGGCCATCGAGATCGTCGAGGACATGATCTGCTGTCGTAGGGCTGGTATGGCCAAAACTATTGGCGCTAGGAGCAGCAATCGGCACCCCGGCACGGCGAATCAGCTCAAGAGCCACTGGATGCGCAGGCATGCGCACTCCTACGAGCGCACGGCCCGCTGTAACTGCATCCGGCACAGCCACCGATCGAGGCAGCAACAGGGTCAATGGGCCAGGCCAGAACGCCTTCATCAACCTCTGCGCGCTATCAGGAAGCTCATTCCCATTCACAATCCTGGCCAGCATGGGCTCATCCG
This DNA window, taken from Acidicapsa ligni, encodes the following:
- a CDS encoding RNA chaperone Hfq, giving the protein MAKEVIRRKSSASPAARSAGAVLDNPEELKNEVVASSIPSATGTGIAVTTQPRKRRSRPTQAPFARFSAIQPEEDSSNRQAERFYLQKQIQQQTPMVIILEDGERVQGVIEWYDRYSIKVRGKSRVLVYKSAIKYLFKAGEIGTAPEI
- a CDS encoding L-threonylcarbamoyladenylate synthase — protein: METLRFIVDAERLAEPEAQSALDTAAVILRGGGTVALPTETVYGLGANALDPVAVAKIFVAKQRPGWDPLIVHIADEPMLARIVNGNELPDSAQRLMKAFWPGPLTLLLPRSVAVPDAVTAGRALVGVRMPAHPVALELIRRAGVPIAAPSANSFGHTSPTTADHVLDDLDGRIDAVVDSGPTDFGVESTVINPCVSPMIIYRPGAITIEQIRAMAGPVELFVERTDPEAELAVGPREALPSPGVGLRHYAPRARLILVEGSDRELAALIDFQANSGERIGVMLPQGMGNEDVENLSRSKSVVIFPWGRWSRPDEMAHLLFAGLRHLDAVGCTVIVCPTPRGEGIAEAIRDRLRKAAYNTSPVPGI